Within Thermococcus celer Vu 13 = JCM 8558, the genomic segment CGAAGCGCCTTTGGCCGTGGCGTCTCCCCTGCCGAGTGAACCGCCGATGCTCAGCGGCTTGCCGGTGATGACGCCAAAGGCCGGGTTCTTTCTCCTCGCGATAGCCTCGTACTCGTCCATCATCCAGCCCATTATCTGAGGGGTGGTGTAGACGTCCGGAGCCGGGATGTCGGTGTATGGACCGATGATATCGTAGACGGCCCTTATGTAGCTCCTGGCGAGCCTCTCCTTCTCCCTCGTGCTGAGCTCCTTCGGGTTGACTATGATGCCGCCCTTACCGCCACCGTAGGGTATGTCAACGACGGCGCACTTCCAGGTCATCCAGGTGGCGAGGGCCTTGACCGTGCTGAGGGTCTCCTCGGGGTGCCACCTGATGCCACCCTTTGTTGGACCGCGGGCCCAGTTGTGCTGAACGCGGAAACCGGTGAAAACCTTAACGGAACCGTCGTCCATCTCAACCGGAACTGAAACCTCGAGGATCCTCATTGGCCTCTTAAGCCACTCGAGGGCCTCTTCGCTTATGTCCATGAACTGGGCAGCCCTCTCGAGCTGCTTAACTGCCATCTCAAACGGGTCCATCTCGACCATTCATACCACCTCAGGTTTCGGTAATCTGCGATAGACCCTTAGGCATTTGCATATATAAACCTTTCGCAAAGGAGGCAGGAGAAGGGTTAATTTTGAACAAAACGTTATGTACGGAAATTTTCGGGGAAAAGGAAATATCTACCGAAATTTTGGGCCAAAAAGAGGGATGTACATCCAAGATTTTTTATACATTGGAGAACATAAAAAGACATCACAGAATACAAATGAAACCCATAGATCCCGTTGGCAGGGCCCTCAGCGAGAAGTCGGTCATCACCCATCAGATCACTCTCGTTCAAATCATCGGGCCGGTTAAACCTGGAACTGCGGGGTTAAATACTTGATGGAATGCGTCCCTTCTTTCCTTTGACAACACGGTCAATATATCACCCAACAATTGTCACAATGCCGGGTCAAAGCTTACGTCTTTTGGGCGTACTGGAAAAATGGCGAGAATCCAATAGGCAGAGTTTAACGGTTAAGTAAATCGTCTTTTGTCGAAAAAGGCCATCAGAAAGCTTTTTATAGAATGCCTTGTCTTATACATAATGTCCCAGTGATATACTGGGGCGATAAAGCCCATGCATCTAAGAATGGGGGTGAATAATGTGGAACAAAGGGATCAATGGGCAACTAAGATTGGTTTGATTTTAGCGATGGCGGGCAACGCCGTCGGTCTGGGTAACTTCGTGAGGTTCCCGACCCAGGTTGCCCAGAACGGTGGCGGCGCCTTTATGGTACCGTACTTCATAGCGCTATTCTTCCTCGGGATACCAGTGATGTGGATCGAGTGGGTCGCCGGTCGCTACGGTGGAAAGTACGGCCACGGCACGCTGGGCCCAACGTACTACCTCATGGCCAGGGAAAGCCTTAAACCGAGGAGCGCCTTCTGGTGGGGCGTTATCAGCGGTATGCTGGCGTTTTCACTGACGGTCCTCCTGAACAGCTACTACCTGCACCTCATCGGCTGGTCGGCGGCTTACTCATGGTTCAGCATAACAGGGGCCTACTTCGGCAAGAACACCGGCGACTTCTTCAGCAACTACCTCAACAACCACGGGGAGGTCATGCTGTTCTGGGGCATAACGGTCATCCTGCTGGCGATAGCCGTTGGCCAGGGCGTCAGCAAGGGTATCGAGCGCTGGGTCAAGGTAATGATGCCGTTGCTCTACATCTTCGCCATCATAATGGTCGGCTACGTCTTCGTCCTCGGTTCACCCATAGACCCCAACTGGAGCACCATCGACGGATTCAAGTTCATCTGGAGCCCCAACTGGTCGTACCTCGGCAAGCATTTCTACACGGTCCTGCTCGCCGCCACGGGCCAGATATTCTTCACGCTGTCGCTCGGTATGGGTATCATCCAGAACTACGCCAGCTACCTCGGTCCCGATGACGACGTCGCCCTGAGCGGTCTCGCCACGGTTTCACTCAACGAGTTCGCGGAGGTCGTCCTCGGTGGTTCACTCGCCGTCCCGCTGGCCACGGCCTACGCACCCAAGATCGTGCCGCCCGATGTTCTCAGCCAGGGCAAGAGCGCGGCCCTCTCATGGATAGGTGCCAAATTTGGCCTTGGATTCTCCTACACAAGCCTGCCCAACGTTTTTGTCAGCATGGGAAGTGCGGGGAAGTTCTTTGGAGCACTCTGGTTCCTCCTGCTGTGGTTCGCGGGATTCACCTCGGCCATAGCCATGTACAACTACCTCACCGCGCTCCTTGAGGAAGACCTCGGCATAAAGAGGAAAGTCGGCACCTGGGTGGTGTTCCTGATATACCTCATCGCCGGCCTACCGGTCATATACATCAGCGGCTACATGGATCAGGTCGACGCATGGGTCAGCTTCCAGCTTACTCTGCTGGCACTCTTCGATATAATAATCGCGGTGTACCTCTTCAAGCCCGACAACTTCTGGGAGGAGCTCCACAAGGGCGCCTACATGAGCGTTCCAGGATGGTACAAGCCGATAATACTGTACATAGCCCCAATACTCCTGCTGATACCCCTGATAGGTTCGGCCAAGAGCCTCATCGGGGCAACGCTCGAGTGGCCCGCCAGGCTGGCAATAATCTCAATGTGGATCGTCGGCGCGATAGAGAGCTACTACTCAATCAAGAAGAAGTACAGGGAAGAGCTGGAGAAGAACGAGGTCATCATAAAGGTATGAGGTGGTCACGATGGGAAGCTGGGCAATCTATATGCTGATAGCGTGGCTGGTAATATTCGCCATGATGGGCTGGAGCATCAACAGGTTACTCAAGGCGGAGAAAGGGCAAGTATCTTAAACCCTTTTTTCTTTTCCATTCGGGGGTGTACAGGTGAAGAGTAAGAATGTACTTCTTGAAACCGCTGATGTTCTCGAATCGATCCTT encodes:
- a CDS encoding sodium-dependent transporter — translated: MEQRDQWATKIGLILAMAGNAVGLGNFVRFPTQVAQNGGGAFMVPYFIALFFLGIPVMWIEWVAGRYGGKYGHGTLGPTYYLMARESLKPRSAFWWGVISGMLAFSLTVLLNSYYLHLIGWSAAYSWFSITGAYFGKNTGDFFSNYLNNHGEVMLFWGITVILLAIAVGQGVSKGIERWVKVMMPLLYIFAIIMVGYVFVLGSPIDPNWSTIDGFKFIWSPNWSYLGKHFYTVLLAATGQIFFTLSLGMGIIQNYASYLGPDDDVALSGLATVSLNEFAEVVLGGSLAVPLATAYAPKIVPPDVLSQGKSAALSWIGAKFGLGFSYTSLPNVFVSMGSAGKFFGALWFLLLWFAGFTSAIAMYNYLTALLEEDLGIKRKVGTWVVFLIYLIAGLPVIYISGYMDQVDAWVSFQLTLLALFDIIIAVYLFKPDNFWEELHKGAYMSVPGWYKPIILYIAPILLLIPLIGSAKSLIGATLEWPARLAIISMWIVGAIESYYSIKKKYREELEKNEVIIKV